DNA sequence from the Plasmodium cynomolgi strain B DNA, scaffold: 0996, whole genome shotgun sequence genome:
gatgtaaatatttgtactatggtatatataataatatactgaaaaatgaagagtgtaattatgataaattacgattttacaaaatgttattgaatgaatattttgaaaattctgGTACTTGGTTATCATATGAAAGTTATACTGACAATATGCATAAACATatagatgaaaaaaacaatgatTTAATGGAAAtgtatgataatttttataattttatgaatagTTTAAATAATCAAAAGGGGATACCTTGTAAATATGctgaaaaatgtattaatatatataaagaatgtatgaaaaaatgccaaaCTAATGATGAATGGTTTTGTTTACAATTAGAAGATTTTAAGAAACGACATTATCAATATATGGAAGATTATTTCCCCTGTAACacattacaaaatttttttccctatatCGGAAGGAGCAAACAAAAGGTTATTATATTAACACCAATTATTCCAATAACATTAATATTatcaattttatatatattatataaggttagtACTAACAACATTTactaatatttatattataacacacttttttatatatattcataaaaagttACTATCGtagaaattttatgttttaaaaaaatatattatgcttaatattagtttaccccctTAGCATCATGTAAAAACCttaaattaatgaaataaaaaaaaatccattaatgaattattacaGGAATGCGAAGATAGAGAAAACAATTCGAATAGGAGTCCATACAACATCGCCTATAGCTTGTTAGAATAATCATAATAGGGtaatacagaaaaaaatagggttATATGCATCCATAAGAATTAGTAAGTATATAAACTATGTGCTACAAGGCAATGACAAAtcttaaatttaaattaacgACAGAAACGTTGATTTTAtgattaaacaaaataactATAAATAGCTGTGCTTTATTTACCTGAACTCTGAACCCTCAAATTTGAACCCTCGTAC
Encoded proteins:
- a CDS encoding hypothetical protein (putative) translates to MCNYTFKSKVVGEIHKEDHFDKVCRVAYNYLSSLGFNNDKVMDEGCKYLYYGIYNNILKNEECNYDKLRFYKMLLNEYFENSGTWLSYESYTDNMHKHIDEKNNDLMEMYDNFYNFMNSLNNQKGIPCKYAEKCINIYKECMKKCQTNDEWFCLQLEDFKKRHYQYMEDYFPCNTLQNFFPYIGRSKQKVIILTPIIPITLILSILYILYKVSTNNIY